The Montipora foliosa isolate CH-2021 chromosome 1, ASM3666993v2, whole genome shotgun sequence DNA segment aaaaccaatcatggctcacGCATgcccattttcccgcgctttatgtCAGCTGCAcgtaattacatgtacttcgacttttgattggtttactggattgtctccctcctttttgattggccaaagtaattactttggttttggttttggttttttcgacactcgattgaaagtTGATCTAAATTGAAAACCctcaaaaaaatgtttgtgtGAATCTTTGACTCTAGGAGGTCATATCACTGGTGACTGGCAACCAAATATTACAAGTCATCTTGTTATGGATGGACTGACGTTTACTATAAAGGTGCTGTGTCAGAAATTAACTCTGCTTGTGATATTTGCCAAGTGCTGCATACACTGAACTGCATACATTGCCGCAAGGCTGCCAAAAGTGTGACTAAATTCATGTTTTTTACACTGTACACTCGACATCCAATTTGACAGCTATAAAAGCAATCTTTGCCTTCTGATGGGATAGTCTACATACGTGacataaatttaattttgaatttAGTTACTCTTAGAATCCTGTGTGTAGAATTTATCTCAGGCTTGTAACTCcgctctttaattttttttctatagGTCATTCACGCCTTAGCAGAATGCTGTCCAATTGTCACCCCATTATACTTTGAAGATGTGGCAAATTCTGCAAACCCAAGTTCAGTTCTAGATAGAGTTCACAGGTATTTCAGGGTTACTCTAAATGTTTCTGCAAGTAAAGGCATACTGTAGGTTTAAAAGTGCTTTAAATCAAGCTGCACCTTCTAAATTGTTGTAACAGTATATACAGTAACATGATTAAAAGGACAATACATAGACAACtggaacatgtacatgtatgaatagacatttcttaaaatctttgaaattttgtttttgatgagAACAGAAAACATTCTgtcacaataacaataataatgataataacttaTATAGGGCATTTTCTTCGCAAGCATTCAAATGTGTTTTACATGGACCCCAGGacaaaaactaaaagaaactaaaaaccATGTGAATGGTACTAAAATAAGCCTAGCTGAAGAAAATGTTTCAAGCTCTTTTTCTAGAATGCATAAAATAATCAAAACTGTGATGCTAAGTGGaagtacatgtaaaattgtatTAAAATATTCATGTTAAAAATAAGTCTTTCTGaacagaaacgtttttaggTTGGATTTAAAAATGGCAACAGAAACAGCAAACAGCAATAACTTAAAAAAGGATGCGTTGCTTAACAGGCAGCCAATGTAGATCCTGCAGAAGAGGAGTGATATGACAGTGCTTCGGTTCCataaaatttttttcttgcagctGTGATAGTAGAGCTTCATGGTCGATGGTATCAAAGGCGGCGCTCAGGTCTAGCAgcactaaaataaattaatgtcACCTTTCCATTCTCCATGCCAACAAGAATATCACTTTGACTTTAGGAAGGGCAGTTTCAGTACTATGGAACGGCCTGTAGGCTGATTGAAGAGGTGGATACAAATTGTTCTTTGTTAGATGCTTATGAATCTTGAGAAATGCAGTCCTGATTGCATACAAAAGCTGGATGGTTGAGAACAGGCATCTGAGACCGGATGTTCTCCATGTCACGATGGAAATATTCTCCAAAATGGTCCAAAATCATTGGACAACTTGGAGCTATCCACATAAGGTGGAAGAGGGTTACCGTAACAGTATCAATATTAAATTAAGTAGCTGTTTACTGACATTAAACAGTCTTCTTTTATCCAAACTATTGCGCTGAATGAAGTCCTTGTAGTGGTGTTCACCTGAACTCGCTAAATGACCAAAGATCAGCATCGGATTTAGTGGACCTCCATTTCCTTTTggctttttatttttcctttttcactaGCCTGATATTGTTTTTGAACCAAGCAATATTTGGGCAAATGGAAATATCCTTTATAATTGGAGTGTGTTTATCCACAGGATCACACATAGGGTTGTTATAGCAGCGAACAAAGTCATTCAGATCTTCAAAAGTTCAGAGCACAAACTTGACTAGAAAATGTCTTCACAAAAAGTGTCAATATTCACTTGCTTCAATTTCCTGTAGGACATAGTTTTAGCAGTGTGGGAAGGCCTTTTCATCTTTATCTCAGACAGTACAGAAGCATGATCTGATATAAATTGATTGACTATGGTAATCCAGAGAGGATATTATCAGATTGGTGCGTAATCACTAGATCTAAAATATGAACCAAATCATGCGTCGGTGTTTTAACATGACTTTGTTGCGAAAGCCCCATAGCCTCTGAAAGGTCAAGGAACTTGATAGCATCACAATCATTTGGATTGTTGGTTTTAATATTAAAATCACCAGTGATTGCAACTGGCCATGGTGACAGGGCGATAGATTCCAGAAAGCTCGTGAAATCTGTAAGGAATGTACTCACAGTGATTGGATGGGTTTAAGAATACGGAGGCCTGTAGATGATGACTATCGTAGTTTGAGACCTGAACTGCCAAATTGGAGATCCCATTCAGAAAAAAATGATGCCATATCGTTGGTGTCCAATAACTTGGCTCCAATGGCATCCTTAACAAGTAGTCCCCTACAATCCTTGCGAGGGCAATGGAAGAACACGAAACTAGGCAGTGTAATTTACCTACAAGCTGCTGAATCGTCAGTTGTTAACCAGGTTTCTGTGCATGCGAAAACGTCAGTGCCAGAAGCACAGACATAATCACTTGTCACCTCTGGCTTGCTTTTTACAAGGCAGATCTCAAATTCAATGTGGAGAGTGTTAATATTGAGTTTCTCTGCCAtccttctctttttttgaagCGGGAAGTAGTCTTGATCAAATTTGATGGATTTTATTCATTCTGGCGTTGCACATGATGGCATATTGGCTTGAAGGTGTTACATGAACTttgaatattgaatatttcatGTGAGCATATGAGAGTTGAATTCAGTGTGTGAAAGgttgttcttttaaaaaaatacatgtacatgtaaatactgTGATGTTTAATTCTTCAAAGATCAAATTTAAGGCTTTTTCAATTAAGTTGtggttttaatgttttatggaagtttttttttcttgtataaACAGCTATCTTCCTCCCTTGAAAGAGTACACAATAAGTTCCCAGGGTGAACGCTTTCGTCCCAGTCAGGCCAGAAAGTCTTTGTTGAAAGGAAAAACTTTCATCTTTATAAGTAAGAAACAGGTAGGTACACAAATTAGATAAACAAGTAAGGGAATGTTTGTCCTGAAGCAGGCAACAAATGTCTTGTATTTTAATCTTGGCTGCTCTttgtataaaatatattttaaactgatttgaagcaaataatttttcacaatGAAGACGATCTTCCACCATCTTTATGGTCATGAAATGTCACTGTTTTTTTATTGTTGGCCATGTGCATCCTTATCATGATCTTTTATGTGGGCGGGACTGTTTTTTACCCATATAACCACCCTTTAGCAAAGTTCAGTCATTTAGTAtgaattattacatgtattacttGGCTATAGTGTTGCAATCTTCTTTGTTGGTCTTGTTCAAGTATGTCATGCCTGCAAGAAAATGTTTAGCACAGAACTTGAGAACTTTTTACAGAGTACATTGAAAATTTATTATGAACTTGAGCTGTAATTTGACATTTCGACCAAAACTTGATACGTTTGCATGGTTACTCTTAAATTGTTGTttgatttttcagtttaaaCGTGTTCACCATGCTGTGGAATCAAGTGGAGGTGTGGCATTATTGAAAGATACTCCGGGTAGTGAAAGTGATGGTGGTCTTGTGTCTAAAGATGTGTGTGTCATGATGATggataataaagaaaaaaattcactcTCAGCTGAATCTCTGCAGTGGGTCTTGCATATCACAGAAACATTGACAAGGTTTGGACTTACTGTTAAATCTATCTGGTCTACCAAAACAGGACATAATCTTGCATGGGGTGGTCCTTGTTTCAAGGTATTTAATGTCATTTCCATACATTAATTGCTGTCTGGGACAGCATTGTCGTTGAAGGAGGAAAATAACATTAAATGGAAGGCTTTTTTTCAGGATTTTAATAATCAACTGAATCTCGTAGTCCCAAGTTGACGATGTAAAGGGTAGGAAACACTAGACAGCTTGTATATTTATCAGGCAAATGCACCAACCTTACCTTGACGTGCATGTAACTTGTTGTTGTTTCTAGCAACCTTTTAGATACATGAACATGCAAACACTTAATTTAATGATGACGAGATAAACATTGGATTACCGGTATATTTAGAAATCCTGTGCAGTGACAAAAGCTCCTAAAGTTCATAAAGTTTTTCTGGATGTAAAGAGCCATTGTTCAGTGGAAGAAATCTATcagttcctttccttccctttCCAGCAAAGTTGATAGACTCTTTGTCaagttgggttttttttttacctgaatgaCTGTTGTAAATGTAGACAAAGTAGTTTTAACAACAGGGCCCTTCAGTGGGTAAACTCTTAACATCAATCAGTGTCATCCTAagcctccttaaggacggtgcctactattgttattgcgcatacgttctgcgcatctcgagatagtcggatttcctatcggtgatggtTACTAATACTGGGATATTTTtccgcggtttaaaactatccggagaaagtagatcttagtaagtactcttggtatccaaaaagaaaattgggggtagccatgcatttttcagagataattaagcttcaatttgagaaagaacgccatacattgctttgtattttaaagctttttataaatattatacatgaattatctttgaaaaatgcgtggttacccccaattttctttttggatttcaataacacttgttaagatctacagtttctgcacaatcataaaccggggcaaaaatatctttaattagtaggcaccgtccttaaatacatAAACTTATTAGTTTGAACCGTAAGTCGTAATTTCTTTCTGTAATGTATCTTGCATCCTTGTTGCTGCCTGCCTTAGACTCATTGACATGGTTCATTGCAAGTACTTCAATGACCACTGTGATGAAACAGAATCATTATTCTGGACACTACGCCCCTGATACCCAAGATAAAAAGAATACCTGGTAGCCTTAATTTTGCCAgagattaatattattattaaatcttAAAACTTTGACAGTCCTGTACTACACAAGGACAATGAAAAATTGGACTTTGAAAGAACAAAGATTTGCTGGTCATACATGTAATGGCACTTCAACTATTTAAACTCAAATTTATTTTCATAGGCACAGATGTAGACTTATCCCAGAATCTGAGCTTGGTTTAGCATTGCTGTTTCTAACTTTAGAAAATTACTGCAATCCAAGTATTGCTGCTGGTAAGTTGTAATTGATGAAGAAACTCGAAAGAAATTACATGTACCAACAACCTTtaaatttcacctttttttcTCAAGTTCCAGCTCTAACCCAACCTCTTGTCAGCCAGTCTTTTCAAGCAGCAGATGTGATGTCTCAGCATATTGTAGACCATGAAAAACAAGCACTGGTATGTTAATTGATATgaatcttttgttttgtatttccaCTTGTAGTTGGTAGGTCTTGGGTTGCAAAGGTTGATGATGAGCAGGTAAAAGGTCTGATGTTGCAGATTATGAGATCCATCTCTTTGACTTTTTAGTTAGCATTGAAGAAATTTGCTAACTGATGACATTAAGAGCAGATAGCACATTGACTTGATTGGCATCAATGCCAGAGATACCCGAGCCATGTATTCCTGGTGAATGTCTTCAACAGTGTGTGCAGGTGGCTTATGTGGCCATTTGTCAAAATGCTCTTATCAAGTTATGGGTTGGGTCATCTGTGGCACACCATGACAGCAGTACAGATATCTGAAACCTTCAACAATTTAGTGGGGATCTTTGCACTTATTTTTCAACATGGTGACTACTTTTATAGATGGTAATTTGCTCTTGTAACTTTTGTTTGAAAGTTTAAAAAGCCTTGGCATCCTGTAAAAGCTAAAGAAGAAGACAGGGCTCAGGAAATCACAGGTCAGAAACAAACCCTGGCTTCCTGTACAACAGACCAGAAatatgcaacaacaacaacaacaacacttcTCAGTAAAAGGTAAAACACCAcagtcaaaattgttcaaaggaATGTTTCAATTTTGGCCTAGTACCACatcttttgtggaaagtttattAGCCACTTTGCCAGCCAGTTTGCAAGAacataaaattgaaaaaatgaaTGTGAAGATTGGACATATGACATTCTTCTTTCAGGTCTATGAatgaaaaatattgttttgaatcAGTTCCTGATAGCCAAACTGACAGCCAAGGTAAAGCACCATTAacaaaaaggaggaaacttttAAAAGAAGAATCACCAACTCTTGTCTCTGAATCATtacatgaaaacaaaacacttaatgggTCTCACAGCAACATAGAGCTTGAATTAGCCGACCACATTGTGGCAGATAGTTTGCAAATAGGACAAGGTGATGGTATTGAAACTGCTGAACAGCCGACACAACAGAAGGACATTAGCCACAGCATGATAAGCAAAGTGGAAAAGATTCCGGACAGTCAGAACATAAGCACTGACAGTCACATGAGTGATGACAAGGAAGAGACAACTGTTGAACATTCTAAAGTTTCTACGAGAGAAAGTTTGGTAAAATCAGTTTGTAGACAAACAGAAGACGCAAGAAGAAACGAAGGCAATGAACTAATccaagaagaagagaagaaggaaGAGAAAAAGGTGTCAAACTTTCATGTTCCTGTTGGGTTTCTGTGTTCAAGGATTCCCAGAAAGGTTTGGAAGtatatttcataattttttaCATGGATGATTGGAAAGCATTTTGTAAAAGATCTTTGACAGTGATTGTCCCcatgttttctgtctttgtcaCAAAGACAGAAAACTCTCTGCTTACACTGTGCACCTTTCAACATTGTTATGAGTAACCCTCTGAATTCTAAGAACCTTGTCTCAGTTACATGTCCCTCAGCTTTAATTTATTCTTGTTTGGGATGGAATGGGGGCTTGAAAAGGCTTGGCTCTTTTCACAGAGCATATTGCATAATATTAATTCATAATTCAAAGTTGTACGTATTGACATGTCAACACCTCACCCTCTAATGGCCAAATCTCAAACCTTCATTGCCTTTCGCTTAGATTATCCAGCCTTTCTTTATCCATGAGATTAGTTACGTTTACCAGTACTACACTGTACATCTGAGCCATGGGTTAGCCAAGGTGTCCACACTAACTAGATGTTGATGTAATGAATAATGAAAAAGAGCTCCAAAAGTTCTTTAATAGGATTGTGCATAAAGAGCACTTAGATGTGAAATACACTAAAATGTCAGAACAACAGTTGAATGATGTAGGGGTAACAGAAGTATGATAATAGCAGGGATTTCGTGGCAAAGAGAATTTCCAGGAATAATGTGATGTGCCTTTTGTTCAAGAGCAGAATATACCATGgcttcttttgaattttaaaaacaatcgTTTTAGCACCATAATAGGTGCTGGTTTGTACTTATCTATTTACCATTCCTTACAGCTGTACATAGTAGATTCGTTTTCTCGTTGCATGAGCCAAACAGTCATGAAGCCATAAATGATGAGGCCATTTGCTGTCGATTGTAAATCCATCTACAGCGAAAAGATGTAAATGGAATGTTTCTTCTACTTAACAGAATTCAATCTCCGGAATTCTTCATACCATACTCTGTCGTAGCGAATGGTGGTCCTTATAATCCTTTCCCTACTAAGAGTGATACTGATATATTTTGCTTTGTCTAACGCCTGGCAATTTTACTCTGATTAAGTGGAGAGACGCTTTATGGGTGACACGGTTAATTGTGTAAAGTTTGCATTTATACTGAATCCCTTGTCCTCTTATGACAGTTCAGGATTGGCATCTTTGTAATAGCTGGTTTATTTTTTAGATGTCCCTGAAGACTGAATTTGAAGATGATGCTGATCACTTACCACGGAATCTTGTTGTGGTTGATCATGTATGTCTTGTAGTTCAACCATCTGTTGCCTTGTCAACTGCCAAGTACTCACAAGAAACTATCACAGCTATCAAAAACACCAAAAAGTTCAAGAAGGTTTGTGGAAATACTGCTATTGGCTTTAAAGTTATTAGTAAAAGTGTCTTCATAGCTTCTTGTAAAGTGGTGTTTAATAAACGACGGGGAGTGTTTTATCGGATTTTAGACCTGCGAGTtgattgaacggcttcaaaaacattccacgaAAAGCTTGCCCCTCTGGAGtctgaacaaaggttcaaattgtaaGATGTGAAcagaatacaagaaaaacaagataTACCTTGTTAGTATGCTTTATATGAAGAAATCGAATGAGGAGTGTTTCttgtgaattattaatgagtttttgaactAAAAGTACTGGATCACGGATATAATATTGCCACTTTGAAGGTTTTTGTGACCTACGATGAAGCAATCGGTTTTACAGTTTGTTTTCCCAACGTACATCCTGTGAAAATACGCGGTATAGTATTTTCTATCAAATATGaagatatttaacaaatagtgCCAAAGGCTGAAAGATTGTCCGAAAAGTGAACAGTTGGCCGAGAAGCGATTCTTTAAGGGTGActgtgaaattttgaggacaatctTTCAGCCGATAGCATTATCCTCCGATATACCAACGCAGGATATATGTTGAGTACGCGCGAcaaatattgagcgcgctatgaccatatttggacattgtcacaatgtgttgaataataataggAAATCACATTTGTTTTACGTTTCAGCAATTTTACCCAGGTTCTCGTACCAGTCTTCCCCGCATCATTGGTGGTAGTGACTTGGCTATATACCAATCTAGTGAGCGCTTGAATAAGGATGACTGGTTTATGGAGGCAAGACAGGTACACTTCACTTAGTAATAAGTTCCTGTATCTTTCATTTATGATCTTTTATGATAGAGAGgttaacaagatgaaaaaaaggcaaatacatatatatatatttaaaaagaaTTGTGTAATTGGTGGCTTAAGCTCTAACAGGATTACCGGAGCCGTTAGACCTGTACATGTTCAGTTCATTGTATTGTGTTCATGGATTCTGCTAGACAATTAAAAATACAATCACAACGCAAGCTAATGCATTCTACCGACTCCTAAGCGCGGGTAAATGCATCATTCAAAGTGCAGTAagctttgttctttttctttgattggGTGAAGATGTGGTGCCAACTTTCAACTCCGTCAATGGTAAACAATGCAACTGCAAAATTGCCATCGAGAACTAAGAGAACTTGCGTataattttacctttttatTGTCTTATAATCAAGGCCGATGCAGAACGTCAAAGGGAAGAGAGAATGGCTGAGGAACTCTTCAGGTATTGGCACTTTATCTTGttaggtttgttttgttttgttttgttggtcAGGTATAGGATAACACGAGCGAGGGGGAGACGTTACAAACGTTCTCGCTTTCTTTAAAGGGGCAGTTTCaaggttttgcgcatgtccaagctttggcGCTATCAGTAGCAATTTGTTTTGgttcttactgaaccagatgatgttcattAATCATAGAAAGTActaaagcaaatacactgaattACTGAGACCCAACTtgcgggtttacacagaaaatatcaaatttaggCTTGACCATCGAATTTATTGCACGGGTCGAACGTTTTATTCGACGCACGAGTTATCTATTCGCttgcagtaggttcataacacaaaggaaatgattgcaaaagtaattccaatgaataattccacttctatggcattgtttccgattcctgcatcagtgcttgcgattgtttcaataacaacgGAATTAAAGTTGCTGACGTGAGACTTTGCCCATACGCAGAGACGTGAAACCTTCCCTTTAATTTACTCAAAAAGCCATCTCTTCACAGGTACGTTGCTATTTATGTCATAGCCATTGACCAGATGTTATGCTTGATTTTAGGTGGGAAGAAAGACCTGTGAAAAGTAGAAGAACAAATAGATGAGCCCGTCATACTACACTTGTTATGTAATACAAACAttgtataaaaaaatatatagtaGACGTTGATTTTTTATTACTCCTTTGGTGTTTTAACAGTGGAAGTTGCACTAGGCTATAAGTGATTGTCTAAAGCAGGACGAATATTAAAAGGTCAAGATTAGTCCAAAGTGCGTCTGTTTGCCTGAGTGAATCTTTCTTTCACAGTTTCAGTAATAAGAAAAACTAGTAAGCCTTGTTCTTGTTAAAATGTAATTTACACGTCATCTGAGTAAGAAAAACAGAATATCGAGTTCATCCCCTCCCTTCCTTCTACCTCTACTCCAAAAAAAAGAGTGGTGTACTCCTCAGCACTAAAGGAACTGCCCGACTTGCAACAAATTTTATTAATATCTTTTATTAATATCTTTCGGCAATTTAAGTCTCTAGTCGATAAGTGGACTCTGAACAGAAAGACTTTTACCTTCTGGGTGATCTAAACTGTAATATGCTTGACGGATCCAATAATCATAACTCATCCAATTTAACGAACATACTCGATATATATGGACTGAGTCAATTGATCTCCAAACCGACTAGAATTACACCCACCTCGAGAACGTTGATTGATCTCTGTGTAACTAGTTCATCCGAAAAATATCTAACTCTGGTGTAGTTCATCTCTGTATCAGCGATCATTCTTTGGTCTACATGACCCTTAAAATCTGCTACGAACTAACTGGTATTCATCGCACGATTGAGACAcgcgtttttaaaaatttcaaccaCCACCACCTTCCTCAACGATGTTGCACGACAGCTATGGAATAGATTTTTTTCCGAGACAAATCCAGAAGGGATGTGGGATGTTTGGaaaaatttatttatggaagttgTTCATAAGCATGCCCCACTTCAAAATAAACGTAAACGAGTCTCCAATAAACACTCCCCGTGGATTACACATGAATTGACTGGCAAAATCTATAAACGGAATTATTTGAAGAGAATTGCTATTCGAGAAAATAACGCGACTGCTTCGGAGCGATATAAGCAAGCTCGAAACGAAGTAAACAATGGCCATTAAATCGGCAAAGAAAAAGTATTTTATGCATAATTTGGAAGTGGATAA contains these protein-coding regions:
- the LOC137998919 gene encoding nibrin-like isoform X2, whose translation is MWLFEERETAGRPKKPGLLLTAGVEHVVGRKDCSVLIQDDASISRKHSIITLNHDESSLGDPSKISQVLIHDFSKYGTFVNGTRISGSSSLKSGDEILFGKNNSYYKLRCCPLVVVASCLEEKKKKTLKTLIHKLGGHITGDWQPNITSHLVMDGLTFTIKVIHALAECCPIVTPLYFEDVANSANPSSVLDRVHSYLPPLKEYTISSQGERFRPSQARKSLLKGKTFIFISKKQFKRVHHAVESSGGVALLKDTPGSESDGGLVSKDVCVMMMDNKEKNSLSAESLQWVLHITETLTRHRCRLIPESELGLALLFLTLENYCNPSIAAVPALTQPLVSQSFQAADVMSQHIVDHEKQALFKKPWHPVKAKEEDRAQEITGQKQTLASCTTDQKYATTTTTTLLSKRSMNEKYCFESVPDSQTDSQGKAPLTKRRKLLKEESPTLVSESLHENKTLNGSHSNIELELADHIVADSLQIGQGDGIETAEQPTQQKDISHSMISKVEKIPDSQNISTDSHMSDDKEETTVEHSKVSTRESLVKSVCRQTEDARRNEGNELIQEEEKKEEKKVSNFHVPVGFLCSRIPRKMSLKTEFEDDADHLPRNLVVVDHVCLVVQPSVALSTAKYSQETITAIKNTKKFKKQFYPGSRTSLPRIIGGSDLAIYQSSERLNKDDWFMEARQADAERQREERMAEELFRWEERPVKSRRTNR
- the LOC137998919 gene encoding nibrin-like isoform X1 — its product is MWLFEERETAGRPKKPGLLLTAGVEHVVGRKDCSVLIQDDASISRKHSIITLNHDESSLGDPSKISQVLIHDFSKYGTFVNGTRISGSSSLKSGDEILFGKNNSYYNRLRCCPLVVVASCLEEKKKKTLKTLIHKLGGHITGDWQPNITSHLVMDGLTFTIKVIHALAECCPIVTPLYFEDVANSANPSSVLDRVHSYLPPLKEYTISSQGERFRPSQARKSLLKGKTFIFISKKQFKRVHHAVESSGGVALLKDTPGSESDGGLVSKDVCVMMMDNKEKNSLSAESLQWVLHITETLTRHRCRLIPESELGLALLFLTLENYCNPSIAAVPALTQPLVSQSFQAADVMSQHIVDHEKQALFKKPWHPVKAKEEDRAQEITGQKQTLASCTTDQKYATTTTTTLLSKRSMNEKYCFESVPDSQTDSQGKAPLTKRRKLLKEESPTLVSESLHENKTLNGSHSNIELELADHIVADSLQIGQGDGIETAEQPTQQKDISHSMISKVEKIPDSQNISTDSHMSDDKEETTVEHSKVSTRESLVKSVCRQTEDARRNEGNELIQEEEKKEEKKVSNFHVPVGFLCSRIPRKMSLKTEFEDDADHLPRNLVVVDHVCLVVQPSVALSTAKYSQETITAIKNTKKFKKQFYPGSRTSLPRIIGGSDLAIYQSSERLNKDDWFMEARQADAERQREERMAEELFRWEERPVKSRRTNR
- the LOC137998919 gene encoding nibrin-like isoform X3; this encodes MDRTLDQPSFGLLARILAVIHNCGLIDREALQANPAKPTTCWKGGHITGDWQPNITSHLVMDGLTFTIKVIHALAECCPIVTPLYFEDVANSANPSSVLDRVHSYLPPLKEYTISSQGERFRPSQARKSLLKGKTFIFISKKQFKRVHHAVESSGGVALLKDTPGSESDGGLVSKDVCVMMMDNKEKNSLSAESLQWVLHITETLTRHRCRLIPESELGLALLFLTLENYCNPSIAAVPALTQPLVSQSFQAADVMSQHIVDHEKQALFKKPWHPVKAKEEDRAQEITGQKQTLASCTTDQKYATTTTTTLLSKRSMNEKYCFESVPDSQTDSQGKAPLTKRRKLLKEESPTLVSESLHENKTLNGSHSNIELELADHIVADSLQIGQGDGIETAEQPTQQKDISHSMISKVEKIPDSQNISTDSHMSDDKEETTVEHSKVSTRESLVKSVCRQTEDARRNEGNELIQEEEKKEEKKVSNFHVPVGFLCSRIPRKMSLKTEFEDDADHLPRNLVVVDHVCLVVQPSVALSTAKYSQETITAIKNTKKFKKQFYPGSRTSLPRIIGGSDLAIYQSSERLNKDDWFMEARQADAERQREERMAEELFRWEERPVKSRRTNR